In the genome of Rhodoferax fermentans, one region contains:
- the fliN gene encoding flagellar motor switch protein FliN, with protein MATDDKPAEDDGLADWAEALMEQKSTDTAAAPESGGVLSEDLPRNHSSSSGYNSDAPINDINRVLDIPVLLSVELGRTKVPIKHILQLGQGSVVELDALAGEPMDVLVNGYLIAQGEVVVVNDKFGIRLTDVVTPSERLRRVSKG; from the coding sequence ATGGCAACTGATGACAAACCGGCAGAAGACGACGGCCTGGCCGACTGGGCCGAGGCCTTGATGGAGCAAAAAAGCACGGACACTGCGGCCGCCCCAGAGTCGGGGGGGGTGTTGTCTGAAGACCTGCCACGCAACCACTCGTCGTCTTCCGGGTACAACAGCGATGCGCCGATCAACGACATCAACCGGGTGCTGGACATTCCGGTCTTGTTGTCGGTGGAGCTGGGTCGCACCAAGGTGCCGATCAAGCACATTCTGCAGCTTGGTCAGGGGTCGGTGGTCGAGCTCGACGCACTGGCCGGTGAGCCGATGGACGTGCTGGTCAATGGCTACCTGATCGCCCAGGGCGAGGTGGTGGTGGTGAACGACAAGTTTGGTATTCGCCTGACCGACGTGGTGACGCCGTCAGAGCGTTTGCGCCGGGTCAGCAAAGGTTGA
- a CDS encoding flagellar hook-length control protein FliK has protein sequence MSIESTRAPEGAKTTTTEAGRGKAANGRTAGTGGQGGEGGGFADLMSSLSTPDAQSLPSDASQPTAGDDLTSGKDDAQNVPLALDGQRLIAINLVPAAAPPVTPALLGGKGSADKSLAANVGEVAATAASATPAVASDVSSLLNSRRAAQSHAALQGQLESREARLQPGHQVMQAAPESDRVTNALLTVDVSAIAAERRDGKPTNGPVRTSLEGASGGAVADRLGISPTYEIAAASAVVPDTPVAETVSYWATQGVQNAELTLDGLGFEPVEVRISIDGDQTQVDFRSNQPDVRQALESASAQLKTMLSGEGLQLTGMSVGTSGQGNTPSEGRQPRPAPRQSTVVSLEPVQAAAARPGNPSVGRALDLYV, from the coding sequence ATGAGCATCGAATCCACCCGCGCTCCGGAAGGGGCCAAAACGACCACCACCGAAGCTGGCCGAGGCAAGGCTGCGAATGGTCGCACCGCAGGCACGGGCGGGCAGGGCGGCGAAGGCGGCGGTTTTGCCGACCTGATGTCCTCTCTGTCAACGCCTGATGCCCAGAGTCTGCCGTCAGATGCCAGCCAGCCCACCGCAGGGGATGATTTGACCTCAGGCAAGGATGATGCACAAAATGTGCCTCTAGCCCTTGATGGTCAAAGGCTGATAGCTATCAATTTAGTTCCAGCTGCAGCGCCTCCTGTCACGCCTGCGCTGCTCGGCGGCAAAGGCAGTGCAGACAAAAGCCTGGCCGCGAACGTGGGTGAGGTAGCGGCAACAGCTGCCAGCGCGACACCGGCCGTGGCGTCGGATGTGAGCAGTTTGCTGAACAGCCGTCGCGCAGCTCAGTCGCATGCCGCTTTGCAGGGGCAATTGGAGTCGCGCGAGGCCCGTTTGCAACCCGGCCATCAGGTGATGCAGGCCGCGCCAGAGAGCGACCGTGTGACCAACGCCCTCTTGACCGTCGACGTCTCGGCCATCGCGGCAGAGCGCCGGGACGGCAAGCCGACCAACGGGCCAGTGCGTACCAGTCTGGAGGGGGCTTCGGGTGGGGCGGTGGCAGACCGTCTGGGTATCAGTCCTACCTATGAAATTGCTGCTGCTTCGGCGGTGGTGCCGGACACCCCCGTGGCCGAGACCGTGAGTTACTGGGCGACCCAAGGTGTGCAAAATGCCGAGTTGACGCTGGATGGTTTGGGTTTTGAGCCTGTAGAGGTGCGCATTTCGATCGACGGGGATCAGACCCAGGTGGATTTCCGCAGCAACCAGCCCGATGTGCGCCAGGCGCTGGAGAGTGCCTCGGCCCAACTCAAGACCATGTTGTCGGGCGAGGGTTTGCAGTTGACCGGTATGTCGGTCGGCACGTCGGGCCAGGGCAACACACCCAGTGAGGGTCGTCAGCCCCGACCCGCTCCGCGCCAGTCCACGGTGGTGAGTTTGGAGCCGGTGCAGGCCGCCGCCGCTCGCCCAGGCAATCCGTCGGTGGGACGAGCACTGGATCTGTATGTGTGA
- a CDS encoding response regulator produces MPVILTVDDSPSMRKMVAFTLVGAGYQVVEAVDGIDAYEKAQAQPIDLVITDQNMPRMDGLSLTRKLREHPQFKTVPILMLTTESSDLMKQAGRAAGATGWLVKPFDPNRLIEVIKKVIK; encoded by the coding sequence ATGCCTGTCATTCTCACTGTCGATGATTCACCATCCATGCGCAAGATGGTGGCATTTACCTTGGTTGGCGCCGGGTATCAAGTCGTTGAAGCGGTTGACGGCATAGATGCTTATGAGAAGGCGCAAGCCCAGCCAATAGATCTGGTGATCACGGACCAAAACATGCCGCGTATGGACGGTCTGAGTTTGACGCGAAAGTTGCGTGAGCATCCGCAATTCAAAACAGTACCTATCTTGATGCTGACCACCGAGTCCAGTGATCTCATGAAGCAGGCCGGGCGAGCGGCTGGTGCAACCGGGTGGTTGGTCAAGCCGTTTGATCCGAATCGGCTGATCGAAGTGATCAAGAAAGTTATCAAGTAA
- a CDS encoding response regulator: protein MIRVILCDDHAMIRRGIKETLSEAVDIQVVAESGSYSEVREVLRAHPCDVLVLDINLPGRGGLEVLASLREVDSPIKVLMVSMFPEDQYAIRCLKAGAQGYLNKAGDPADLITAVRTVAQGRKYVTANVAQMLVDNLNTPENTSAHASLSERELQTLLKIASGKRLSDIAEELMLSPKTVSVYRARVLEKLKLTNNAEMTVYAIRNGLV, encoded by the coding sequence ATGATTCGCGTCATTTTGTGCGACGACCACGCCATGATCCGGCGCGGCATCAAAGAAACGCTCTCTGAAGCGGTGGACATCCAGGTTGTTGCCGAAAGTGGCTCCTACTCAGAGGTCCGCGAAGTTTTGCGCGCCCACCCTTGCGACGTGCTCGTCCTCGACATCAACCTGCCAGGTCGGGGTGGACTGGAGGTGCTGGCCAGTTTGCGCGAGGTGGACTCGCCCATCAAAGTCCTGATGGTGTCCATGTTCCCGGAGGACCAATACGCCATTCGCTGCCTGAAAGCGGGGGCACAAGGCTACTTGAACAAAGCGGGCGACCCCGCTGACCTGATCACGGCCGTGCGTACCGTGGCCCAGGGGCGCAAATACGTCACCGCCAATGTGGCCCAAATGCTGGTGGACAACCTCAACACGCCAGAGAACACCAGCGCTCACGCAAGCTTGTCAGAGCGTGAGTTGCAAACCCTGTTGAAAATTGCATCGGGCAAACGGCTGTCCGACATTGCCGAAGAGCTCATGCTGAGCCCCAAAACTGTCAGCGTCTACCGGGCACGCGTGCTGGAAAAACTCAAACTGACCAACAACGCCGAAATGACGGTGTATGCCATTCGCAACGGCCTGGTCTGA
- a CDS encoding flagellar assembly protein FliH, producing the protein MNNYARFIPGEEISAVQQWQFRAMDTAAQLLAAKTKAREEQDAAAQTESQLQQAYQEGYAAGVEQGKLQAQVELQQQMQAFLDNQAQEAADKLTALFEAAQQEQQAAEQAMAQGVLALSCELARQVLRHEVSVNPAVVMPVLTEAIGLLGAEFKTAVVKLHPQDLAALGPQIQTNFAGIGLSLRADPELLPGSCLVESAGTVIDGTLQKRWQRAVATLGLSSTWEVPGESA; encoded by the coding sequence ATGAACAATTACGCCCGTTTTATCCCCGGTGAAGAAATCAGTGCGGTCCAGCAGTGGCAGTTTCGTGCCATGGATACGGCTGCCCAGCTATTGGCAGCCAAAACCAAAGCACGCGAAGAGCAAGACGCTGCCGCCCAAACCGAGTCGCAGTTGCAGCAGGCCTACCAAGAAGGTTATGCCGCTGGCGTGGAGCAAGGCAAGCTGCAGGCGCAGGTTGAATTGCAACAGCAAATGCAGGCTTTTTTGGACAATCAGGCGCAAGAAGCCGCAGACAAGCTGACAGCACTGTTCGAGGCGGCCCAGCAGGAACAGCAGGCGGCTGAGCAGGCCATGGCCCAAGGCGTGTTGGCGCTGTCTTGTGAACTCGCCCGCCAGGTGCTGCGTCACGAAGTGTCGGTGAACCCGGCGGTGGTGATGCCGGTGCTGACCGAGGCGATTGGCCTGCTCGGTGCCGAGTTCAAAACAGCGGTGGTCAAACTCCACCCGCAGGACTTGGCCGCGCTGGGTCCACAGATCCAGACCAACTTTGCCGGTATCGGTTTGAGCCTGCGCGCTGACCCGGAGCTGTTGCCCGGTAGTTGCCTGGTGGAATCTGCCGGTACGGTGATTGACGGCACCCTGCAAAAACGCTGGCAGCGTGCTGTGGCCACCTTGGGTCTCAGCAGCACTTGGGAGGTTCCTGGTGAATCCGCCTGA
- the fliJ gene encoding flagellar export protein FliJ, which produces MSGQKTLLLAIDLATTRRDEAQANLQNILHAQAHAQDQMQQLQQYAVETEQRWLQGAQISTTPEMLRHHYQFIGRLDQAIQMQEGVLANHAQRIEAARQLLLQAECRLGSFKQVLATRRLAMAKTRQRQEQKQMDEFASQQSQRQQRLHAENDT; this is translated from the coding sequence ATGTCCGGACAAAAGACCCTGTTGCTGGCGATCGACCTGGCCACCACCCGGCGGGACGAGGCGCAGGCGAACTTGCAAAACATCTTGCACGCCCAAGCCCATGCCCAAGACCAGATGCAACAGCTCCAGCAATACGCGGTGGAGACCGAGCAGCGTTGGTTGCAGGGGGCGCAAATCAGCACCACGCCAGAGATGCTGCGCCACCACTACCAGTTCATCGGGCGGCTGGATCAGGCGATCCAGATGCAAGAGGGGGTGCTGGCCAACCACGCACAACGGATCGAGGCCGCTCGGCAACTGCTGCTGCAGGCCGAATGTCGGCTCGGCAGCTTCAAACAGGTGCTGGCGACCCGCCGTTTGGCCATGGCCAAAACCCGCCAGCGCCAGGAACAAAAGCAGATGGATGAGTTTGCCAGCCAACAATCACAGCGCCAACAGCGCCTTCATGCTGAGAATGACACATGA
- the fliM gene encoding flagellar motor switch protein FliM, producing MSESFLSQEEVDALLEGVTGESQKLSEEVAETGEVRAYNISSQERIVRGRMPTMEIVNERFARNLRVGLFNFIRRSPEISVGPVTVQRYSAFLRELAVPTNFNIVAIRPLRGSGLVVCEPALVFGVIESLYGGIGKFQTRIEGRDFSATEQRVINRLVDVITAEYKKAWLGIYPLELDYQRSEMQPQFANIATPSEIVVSTSFHLEIGEITGAIHFCMPYATLEPIRDVLYSSTQGDSMEVDRRWVNVLTQEIQAAEVVLVAELAHADATVEQLLAMKPGDFIELDRQHRIQAKVDGVPLFECQYGTHNAKYALKIEKCLRNNDLNWKGDHYGN from the coding sequence ATGAGTGAATCGTTTTTATCCCAGGAAGAAGTGGATGCCCTGCTGGAGGGCGTGACGGGGGAGAGCCAGAAGCTGTCAGAAGAGGTGGCAGAGACCGGTGAGGTTCGTGCCTACAACATCTCCAGCCAGGAGCGCATCGTGCGTGGGCGTATGCCCACGATGGAAATTGTCAACGAGCGCTTTGCCCGCAACTTGCGCGTGGGTTTGTTCAACTTCATCCGCCGCAGCCCGGAAATTTCGGTCGGCCCGGTCACAGTGCAGCGTTACAGCGCGTTTTTGCGCGAACTGGCGGTGCCAACCAACTTCAACATCGTGGCGATCCGGCCCCTGCGCGGCAGTGGTCTGGTAGTGTGTGAGCCGGCGCTGGTGTTTGGGGTGATCGAGTCGTTGTATGGTGGCATAGGCAAATTTCAGACGCGGATTGAAGGACGCGATTTTTCCGCCACCGAGCAACGTGTGATCAACCGGCTGGTGGATGTGATCACTGCAGAGTACAAAAAGGCCTGGCTGGGCATTTACCCGCTGGAGCTGGATTACCAGCGCTCCGAAATGCAGCCGCAGTTTGCGAACATCGCCACACCCAGTGAAATTGTGGTGTCGACCTCGTTCCATCTCGAAATTGGAGAAATCACAGGGGCCATCCATTTCTGCATGCCCTATGCGACGCTGGAGCCGATTCGCGACGTGTTGTATTCCTCCACCCAGGGCGACTCCATGGAGGTGGACCGTCGCTGGGTCAATGTGCTGACACAGGAGATTCAGGCGGCTGAGGTGGTGCTGGTGGCCGAGCTGGCGCACGCGGATGCAACGGTTGAGCAGTTGCTGGCCATGAAACCGGGCGACTTCATCGAACTGGACCGCCAGCACCGAATTCAGGCCAAGGTCGACGGTGTGCCACTGTTTGAGTGCCAGTACGGCACACACAATGCAAAGTATGCTCTCAAAATTGAAAAATGCTTGAGGAACAACGACCTCAACTGGAAAGGTGATCACTATGGCAACTGA
- the fliQ gene encoding flagellar biosynthesis protein FliQ has protein sequence MNAQMVLTMGQDALWMMLMVSAPLLGVILVVGLLVSLFQAVTQINEATLAFVPKLIAAIAVFALAGPWMLTTLVEYIRRTIEAIPSAVM, from the coding sequence ATGAACGCACAAATGGTTCTGACCATGGGGCAAGATGCCCTGTGGATGATGTTGATGGTGTCAGCCCCGTTGTTGGGGGTGATTCTGGTGGTGGGTTTGCTGGTCAGCCTGTTTCAGGCGGTGACGCAGATCAACGAGGCCACCCTGGCCTTTGTTCCAAAATTGATAGCGGCGATTGCTGTATTTGCATTGGCTGGGCCCTGGATGCTGACCACCTTGGTGGAGTACATCCGGCGCACCATCGAGGCCATCCCGTCGGCGGTGATGTGA
- the fliI gene encoding flagellar protein export ATPase FliI, with protein sequence MNPPEATLKWAHFLADAQKRVEVGTSLEMRGTLTRLAGLVLEAVGIRVPVGSQCWVRMKGQAPVLTEVVGFSGDRAFLMPAGDVHGLSSGASVEPAPAYVVAPRLGERRQSERTSSLGALRLPLGDGLLGRVVDAQGRPMDYKGLLSGVSSIPLDRQPINAMDRDPVRVTLDTGVRAINALLTVGRGQRLGLFAGSGVGKSVLMGMMARYTQADVIVVGLIGERGREVKEFIEDILGEEGRARSVVVAAPADAPPLLRMQGAAYATAVAESFRDKGKHVLLLMDSLTRYAMAQREIALAIGEPPATKGYPPSCFAKLPHLVERSGNGLHGVGSITAFYTVLSEGDDQQDPIADAARAILDGHIVLSRTLAEAGHFPAIDIEQSASRVMHNVVSREHFELARNFKAVYSRYEKARDLVQIGAYAAGSDPALDEAIALHEPMVQFLQQDMFEAAPMAASLDGMQDALTPVARR encoded by the coding sequence GTGAATCCGCCTGAAGCCACCCTGAAGTGGGCCCACTTTCTGGCCGATGCCCAAAAGCGGGTGGAAGTTGGAACCAGTCTGGAGATGCGCGGCACGTTGACGCGTCTGGCCGGTCTGGTGCTGGAGGCCGTGGGTATCCGTGTGCCGGTGGGTTCGCAATGCTGGGTTCGCATGAAGGGGCAGGCGCCGGTGCTCACCGAGGTGGTCGGATTTTCCGGCGACCGTGCTTTTCTGATGCCTGCGGGGGACGTCCACGGTCTGTCCAGCGGCGCCAGTGTTGAGCCCGCCCCGGCCTATGTGGTGGCGCCCCGGTTGGGCGAGCGTCGTCAAAGTGAGCGCACCAGCAGCCTGGGTGCGCTGCGCCTGCCACTGGGCGATGGCTTGCTGGGGCGGGTGGTGGATGCGCAGGGGCGACCGATGGACTACAAGGGCCTGTTGTCGGGGGTGTCCTCCATTCCGTTGGACCGCCAACCCATCAACGCCATGGACCGTGACCCGGTGCGGGTCACGCTGGACACCGGGGTGCGTGCCATCAATGCCTTGTTGACGGTGGGGCGTGGCCAGCGGCTGGGCCTGTTTGCGGGCTCGGGTGTGGGTAAAAGTGTGCTGATGGGCATGATGGCGCGTTACACCCAAGCCGACGTGATTGTGGTGGGCCTGATTGGTGAGCGGGGCCGCGAGGTCAAGGAATTCATCGAAGACATTCTGGGTGAAGAGGGCCGGGCCCGCTCGGTGGTGGTGGCCGCTCCCGCAGATGCGCCACCCTTGCTGCGCATGCAGGGCGCCGCCTACGCCACCGCCGTGGCCGAGAGTTTTCGCGACAAAGGCAAACATGTGTTGCTGTTGATGGACTCCCTCACCCGTTACGCCATGGCACAACGCGAAATTGCCCTGGCCATTGGTGAGCCGCCCGCTACCAAAGGTTACCCGCCGTCCTGTTTTGCCAAGCTGCCCCATCTGGTGGAGCGCAGTGGCAATGGGCTGCATGGTGTGGGCTCGATCACCGCCTTTTACACCGTGTTGTCCGAAGGGGACGACCAGCAGGACCCGATTGCGGATGCAGCACGCGCCATTCTGGATGGCCACATCGTGTTGTCGCGTACCCTGGCCGAGGCTGGGCATTTCCCGGCCATCGATATCGAGCAATCTGCCTCGCGGGTGATGCACAACGTGGTGTCGCGCGAACATTTTGAGCTGGCGCGCAACTTCAAGGCGGTGTATTCGCGGTACGAAAAAGCGCGTGATCTGGTGCAGATTGGTGCCTATGCCGCTGGGTCTGACCCGGCGCTGGACGAGGCGATTGCCTTGCATGAGCCCATGGTGCAGTTCCTGCAGCAGGACATGTTTGAGGCTGCCCCCATGGCCGCCAGCCTGGACGGCATGCAAGATGCCCTGACCCCGGTGGCACGCAGGTAA
- a CDS encoding FliO/MopB family protein: MLSAWFPLVLAIAVLAAIPFGLKWLQRRFGVGVVGGAVSAKVISAVAVGPHQRVVTVEVGPPDARVWLTLGVTAQNITCLHTSAAGSGSADAAHAPDPSAIQV, encoded by the coding sequence ATGTTGTCCGCATGGTTTCCGCTTGTTTTGGCCATAGCGGTGCTGGCCGCCATTCCGTTTGGGTTGAAGTGGTTGCAGCGCCGCTTCGGTGTCGGTGTGGTGGGAGGGGCGGTCAGTGCCAAGGTGATCTCTGCCGTGGCCGTGGGGCCGCACCAGCGGGTGGTCACCGTTGAGGTCGGACCACCTGACGCACGCGTCTGGCTCACTTTAGGGGTTACGGCGCAGAACATCACCTGCCTGCATACCAGCGCCGCAGGCTCGGGGAGCGCGGACGCCGCTCACGCGCCAGACCCATCGGCCATTCAGGTGTGA
- the fliR gene encoding flagellar biosynthetic protein FliR, with amino-acid sequence MITFTEAQLTAWLSPLIWPFLRTLAVFTSAPVLSSRSFPVRARIGLAFFVALAAQPSLGQQPVISITDSAALGAVMQQVGVGLAIGFAIRVVFSAVELAGEVVGFQMGLSFASFFDPSLNTQASAVARFFGQTTLFMFVVMNGHLLVLMAVIKSFQNFPVDQNFLEALKQMKVLDLGVDLFASGLWIALPMVGMLLFANLALGIVSRVAPQMNIYAIGFPVTLSVGLIGMAATLPMLDEPVMALMQRAIEVFAIR; translated from the coding sequence ATGATCACCTTCACAGAAGCGCAGTTGACAGCCTGGCTGTCGCCCCTGATCTGGCCCTTTTTGCGCACCTTGGCGGTGTTTACCTCGGCGCCGGTGTTGTCTTCCAGGTCTTTTCCTGTCCGCGCCCGCATTGGCTTGGCTTTTTTTGTGGCGCTGGCAGCGCAGCCGAGCTTGGGGCAGCAACCGGTGATCAGCATCACTGACAGCGCTGCCTTGGGGGCCGTGATGCAGCAGGTGGGGGTGGGCCTGGCCATCGGTTTTGCGATTCGTGTGGTGTTTTCCGCAGTAGAACTGGCCGGTGAGGTGGTGGGGTTTCAGATGGGACTGAGTTTCGCCTCCTTTTTTGACCCCAGCTTGAACACCCAGGCCAGCGCCGTGGCACGTTTTTTTGGCCAAACCACCCTGTTCATGTTTGTCGTGATGAATGGCCATCTGCTGGTGTTGATGGCAGTGATCAAGAGTTTTCAGAACTTCCCGGTGGATCAGAACTTTCTGGAGGCCTTAAAGCAGATGAAGGTGCTCGATTTGGGGGTGGACCTGTTTGCCAGCGGGCTGTGGATTGCCTTGCCGATGGTCGGCATGTTGCTGTTTGCCAATCTGGCGCTGGGCATTGTGTCGCGGGTGGCACCTCAAATGAACATCTACGCCATCGGTTTTCCGGTGACCTTGTCGGTGGGCTTGATTGGCATGGCAGCCACCTTGCCGATGTTGGACGAGCCGGTGATGGCGCTGATGCAGCGGGCCATAGAGGTGTTTGCGATCCGTTAG
- a CDS encoding hybrid sensor histidine kinase/response regulator, with translation MLNENQKKHAGLRVLHLEDSASDHLLVKREFQKSGAPVDIMRVENLQTFRNALLENNFDVILADYRLPGLTALDAWTLMNDLSVRLPFVLLSGAIGETAAVQAIQAGISDYLPKEDLSKLRHVTQRAIEMHHIVLAREQADAELKQSQKQLASFAEQLQSTIEQERAAIAREIHDDIGGSLAAIRFDLAWVARHVSETSVLAHVQAATDMLQHAVEASQRIMMNLRPAILDQGLVAAIHWLGDSFSRRTGISTQIKAELTNDSLSKDIQLTAYRTAQEALTNASKYAECTNVKIELTGDEHFLTLEVADNGRGMTDQHTGASGGFGLTGLKERAKTVGGWLDVSTQRGHGTAITLSIPLSDNSTIKQE, from the coding sequence ATGCTCAACGAAAATCAAAAAAAACACGCCGGATTACGTGTGCTCCATCTGGAAGACTCGGCGTCCGACCACCTGTTAGTCAAGCGTGAATTCCAAAAATCGGGAGCACCCGTCGACATCATGCGCGTGGAGAACCTGCAAACCTTCAGGAACGCGCTTCTTGAGAATAACTTTGATGTAATTTTGGCGGATTATCGTCTTCCCGGCCTCACTGCGCTAGACGCCTGGACATTGATGAATGATTTGTCCGTGCGCCTGCCCTTTGTGTTGCTGTCTGGCGCCATCGGGGAAACTGCCGCAGTCCAGGCCATCCAGGCTGGCATCAGCGACTATCTGCCCAAGGAAGACCTTTCCAAACTTCGCCATGTGACACAGCGCGCGATTGAAATGCACCACATTGTGTTGGCCAGAGAGCAGGCTGATGCAGAGCTCAAACAATCTCAAAAACAACTCGCCAGCTTTGCCGAGCAGCTTCAATCCACCATAGAACAGGAACGCGCCGCCATCGCACGCGAGATCCACGATGACATCGGTGGCTCACTGGCGGCCATCCGTTTTGACCTGGCTTGGGTGGCAAGACATGTGTCAGAGACAAGCGTGCTGGCCCATGTCCAAGCCGCCACAGACATGTTGCAGCATGCGGTGGAGGCCAGTCAACGCATCATGATGAACCTGCGACCGGCCATCCTGGACCAGGGCCTGGTGGCTGCCATCCACTGGCTCGGTGACAGCTTCTCTCGCCGCACCGGCATTTCCACCCAGATCAAAGCGGAATTGACCAACGACTCCCTGTCCAAAGACATCCAGCTCACCGCCTACAGAACCGCCCAAGAAGCGCTGACCAATGCCAGCAAATACGCAGAGTGCACAAACGTCAAGATTGAACTGACGGGGGATGAGCATTTTCTGACCCTTGAGGTGGCCGACAATGGGCGGGGCATGACCGATCAACACACCGGCGCTTCAGGAGGATTCGGGCTCACAGGCCTCAAGGAGAGAGCCAAAACGGTCGGCGGCTGGCTCGATGTCAGCACCCAACGGGGCCACGGCACAGCGATCACCCTGTCCATCCCCCTCAGTGACAACTCAACCATCAAACAGGAGTGA
- the fliP gene encoding flagellar type III secretion system pore protein FliP (The bacterial flagellar biogenesis protein FliP forms a type III secretion system (T3SS)-type pore required for flagellar assembly.) — MVKGLTAIFLLSLHTLGLAQSNAQLPLLVGTGGSGVSFSVPIQTLLFFTALSFLPAILLMMTGFTRIVIVLSLLRQALGTQSAPPNQVVVGLSLFLTLFVMGPTLDKVYADAYLPYSNNTLSFEQALPKAEAPMRAFMSKQTRQSDLALFVKLAKLDVNTDATTAPMRVLIPAFVISELKSAFQIGFMIFIPFLVIDIVVASVLMSLGMMMLSPVLVALPFKLMIFVLADGWNLLIGSLAASFVT, encoded by the coding sequence ATGGTAAAGGGCTTGACGGCAATTTTTCTATTAAGTCTGCACACGCTGGGGCTGGCCCAGAGCAATGCCCAGTTGCCCTTGTTGGTGGGAACAGGTGGTTCGGGTGTGAGTTTTTCCGTGCCGATTCAGACGCTGCTGTTTTTCACGGCGCTGTCTTTTCTGCCGGCCATTCTGTTGATGATGACGGGCTTCACCCGCATCGTGATTGTGTTGTCGCTGTTGCGGCAGGCGCTCGGTACACAGTCGGCACCGCCAAACCAGGTGGTGGTGGGCTTGTCCTTGTTCCTGACCCTGTTTGTCATGGGGCCGACCCTGGACAAGGTCTATGCCGACGCCTACCTGCCCTACAGCAACAATACTTTGTCGTTTGAGCAGGCTTTGCCCAAGGCCGAGGCGCCCATGCGCGCCTTCATGAGCAAACAGACGCGCCAATCTGACCTGGCGCTGTTCGTCAAACTGGCCAAGCTCGATGTCAACACCGATGCCACCACAGCGCCCATGCGGGTCTTGATTCCGGCTTTTGTGATCAGCGAGCTGAAGTCAGCTTTCCAGATCGGCTTCATGATCTTCATTCCCTTTCTGGTGATCGACATTGTGGTGGCCAGCGTGTTGATGTCGCTGGGCATGATGATGTTGTCGCCGGTGCTGGTGGCATTGCCGTTCAAGCTGATGATTTTTGTGCTGGCCGATGGCTGGAACCTGCTGATCGGTTCCTTGGCGGCCAGTTTTGTCACCTGA
- a CDS encoding flagellar basal body-associated FliL family protein, whose protein sequence is MATKPEAAGAEAAKPAKSKKMLIIIVGVVLLLVLGGGGAFFVISKQRAAAAAADEEGGAEPAAHATAAHDAAKTPPVYLPMDNMVVNLADPGGERVAQVGITLEVLDAKAVDTVKAYMPTIRSGILMLLSQRSADDLLSAEGKQKLIDDILVECSRPFGGGEPEPEPVPGKKVRKKAPVQYPVVAVLFSSLIVQ, encoded by the coding sequence GTGGCGACCAAACCTGAAGCAGCTGGGGCAGAGGCTGCCAAACCTGCCAAGAGCAAGAAGATGTTGATCATCATCGTCGGCGTTGTCCTGCTGTTGGTGCTGGGCGGGGGCGGTGCCTTTTTTGTGATCAGCAAGCAGCGTGCTGCGGCGGCTGCGGCCGATGAAGAGGGCGGCGCCGAGCCGGCAGCGCATGCAACGGCGGCCCATGATGCGGCTAAAACACCACCGGTTTATTTACCCATGGACAACATGGTGGTCAATCTGGCAGACCCGGGTGGTGAGCGTGTGGCCCAGGTTGGCATCACGTTGGAAGTGCTTGACGCGAAAGCGGTGGACACCGTCAAGGCTTACATGCCGACCATTCGCAGCGGCATCTTGATGCTGTTGTCACAGCGTTCCGCCGACGATTTGCTGTCGGCAGAGGGCAAGCAGAAACTGATTGACGACATCCTGGTGGAGTGTTCCAGGCCGTTTGGCGGCGGTGAGCCGGAGCCCGAGCCGGTGCCGGGCAAGAAAGTGCGCAAAAAGGCGCCTGTGCAATACCCGGTGGTGGCGGTGCTGTTTTCCAGCCTGATTGTTCAATGA